One window of the Deltaproteobacteria bacterium genome contains the following:
- a CDS encoding carboxypeptidase regulatory-like domain-containing protein has product MRAHLLGGRGAWLPVILLLSLSQVGLDCDEPSPLLRVVTPAHESTVTTLSFPLQIDLHPSADAATLRVELNGEDVTDRLTGGPATWTATIAPGAPLRDHNEIFVAVRSSETPALESGRRSRFDYLPPKARASRIDDPADCPTGPLAHCTADDYLLANDVARFVVQKPTQRELIFVGTWGGNLIDAELVEDGVRQGNESFFELQPAVNVETVVNAVSAEILNDGADGTTAILRTCGPDDLLDDINPSSVIEQAGATFPPGVDDQDYEVWGCTEYRLEPGTRTVELRTTIANMEAVDLPLYVGDYINGGGELEQWTPLSDQAPIPMGQAGVGEMLANWGVSLVSFFGYDDAEGVDYALLDARPPDVALPSSTFTTSGVSFVLHGHAVPAVLGAGIPPNFTVPAGGANTFTRWFSIGDGSGANAVEAFADVHGLPTGRLRGCVRDASGDPLPGARVAAGRDTAGGTTALHLLRAHWVTDAEGCYDGRIPAGSYLVAAAKEGFPYEGGGAAPATHLVTLTAGATTVQDVVLPETGRLHVTVVDHAGQPVPARVSVVGFDPSPEPSLFATVLSANDTRTHLFYDLSQDAVPTGLSRSEYTEANGVADLLLEPGTYQIAVSRGGEWSLYTEQVTIAADATTNVSAQIAHVLDTSGWISADYHVHMIDSQDSRVSRRARIRSYAGEGVDSIVATDHAHVTDLDPEIASRGFTPFVNATPGEEITTFDYGHFNAYPQGPDPAQPQTQGATDHGGAAPPGEGFPSNGHFNLSPAEIHAAVLADPSNAGLETVVQVNHIDGHFDPLKIDTAVTPPRSFLDPGEPAMFRLDPSIPNFFHAFPALELWNGASAQKQETEFLGERIGIWMNLLNQGLPATFVADTDTHEYHSLSAAGARTWTPASSDAVPAVSDAEIARAIHAGKAVGGQGVFLTARLLATDGSAGSAQLGGVVPAGTAPATTAAGTLLSVGNGEVDLEIRVQAPTWAPYDRIVLYRNATTAVARRNDGIPTLYSALPAQTLLAGTDFTVDTVAVNGSQRLETNLTLRLDGITGDEWIVVAARGLQGVSPPMFPVYPHPTDVATENPTLADLMDVTAAEKGVRALGVTNALFLDVDGNGVFDPPGVWVVRP; this is encoded by the coding sequence ATGCGCGCGCATCTGCTCGGCGGCCGGGGAGCCTGGCTTCCCGTGATCCTCCTGCTCTCGCTCTCCCAGGTCGGGCTCGACTGCGACGAGCCGTCGCCCTTGCTCCGGGTCGTGACGCCGGCCCACGAGAGCACGGTCACGACGCTCTCCTTCCCGCTGCAGATCGACCTCCACCCGAGCGCGGACGCCGCGACGCTGCGCGTCGAGCTGAACGGCGAGGACGTCACCGATCGGCTGACGGGCGGGCCGGCGACCTGGACCGCCACGATCGCGCCGGGCGCGCCGCTGCGCGACCACAACGAGATCTTCGTCGCGGTCCGCTCCAGCGAGACGCCGGCGCTCGAGAGCGGTCGTCGCTCCCGCTTCGACTACCTTCCGCCCAAGGCGCGCGCGTCCCGGATCGACGACCCCGCCGACTGCCCGACCGGCCCGCTGGCGCACTGCACGGCCGACGACTACCTGCTCGCCAACGACGTCGCGCGCTTCGTCGTCCAGAAGCCCACCCAGCGCGAGCTGATCTTCGTCGGCACCTGGGGCGGCAACCTGATCGACGCCGAGCTCGTGGAGGACGGCGTGCGCCAGGGCAACGAGAGCTTCTTCGAGCTGCAGCCGGCCGTGAACGTCGAGACCGTGGTGAACGCCGTCAGCGCCGAGATCCTGAACGACGGCGCGGATGGCACCACCGCCATCCTGCGCACCTGCGGCCCCGACGACCTGCTCGACGACATCAATCCCTCCTCGGTGATCGAGCAGGCCGGCGCCACGTTCCCGCCCGGCGTGGACGACCAGGACTACGAGGTCTGGGGCTGCACCGAGTACCGCCTCGAGCCCGGCACGCGGACGGTGGAGCTGCGCACCACGATCGCGAACATGGAGGCGGTGGATCTCCCGCTCTACGTCGGCGACTACATCAACGGCGGCGGCGAGCTCGAGCAGTGGACGCCGCTCTCCGACCAGGCGCCGATCCCGATGGGCCAGGCCGGGGTCGGCGAGATGCTCGCCAACTGGGGCGTCTCGCTCGTGTCCTTCTTCGGCTACGACGATGCCGAGGGGGTCGACTACGCGCTGCTCGACGCCCGGCCGCCCGACGTGGCGCTGCCCTCGAGCACCTTCACGACCTCCGGCGTGTCCTTCGTGCTCCACGGGCACGCGGTGCCGGCCGTGCTCGGCGCCGGGATCCCGCCGAACTTCACGGTGCCTGCCGGCGGTGCCAACACCTTCACGCGCTGGTTCTCGATCGGCGACGGCAGTGGGGCCAACGCCGTCGAGGCCTTCGCCGACGTCCACGGCCTCCCGACCGGCCGCCTGCGCGGCTGCGTGCGCGACGCCTCGGGCGACCCCCTACCCGGCGCGCGCGTCGCGGCCGGCCGCGACACCGCCGGCGGCACCACGGCGCTCCACCTGCTGCGCGCCCACTGGGTGACGGACGCCGAGGGCTGCTACGACGGCCGCATCCCGGCCGGCTCCTACCTGGTCGCCGCAGCCAAGGAGGGCTTCCCCTACGAGGGCGGCGGCGCGGCGCCCGCGACCCACCTGGTGACCCTCACCGCAGGCGCAACGACCGTCCAGGACGTGGTCCTGCCCGAGACGGGCCGCCTGCACGTGACGGTCGTCGATCACGCGGGCCAGCCGGTCCCCGCCCGCGTCTCGGTGGTAGGCTTCGACCCGAGCCCCGAGCCCAGCCTGTTCGCCACCGTGCTGTCCGCGAACGACACGCGCACCCACCTCTTCTACGACCTGAGCCAGGACGCGGTGCCGACCGGCCTCTCGCGCAGCGAGTACACCGAGGCGAACGGCGTCGCGGACCTGCTGCTCGAGCCCGGCACCTACCAGATCGCGGTCTCGCGCGGCGGCGAGTGGTCGCTCTACACCGAGCAGGTGACGATCGCCGCCGACGCCACCACGAACGTGTCGGCACAGATCGCGCACGTGCTCGACACGAGCGGCTGGATCTCCGCGGACTACCACGTGCACATGATCGACAGCCAGGACTCGCGCGTGAGCCGGCGCGCCCGGATCCGGTCCTACGCCGGCGAGGGCGTCGACTCGATCGTGGCCACCGACCACGCCCACGTGACGGACCTCGATCCCGAGATCGCGAGCCGGGGCTTCACGCCCTTCGTGAACGCCACGCCGGGCGAGGAGATCACGACCTTCGACTACGGGCACTTCAACGCCTACCCGCAGGGCCCGGATCCTGCGCAGCCGCAGACCCAGGGCGCCACCGACCACGGCGGCGCGGCGCCGCCCGGCGAGGGCTTCCCGAGCAACGGTCACTTCAACCTGTCGCCCGCCGAGATCCACGCCGCGGTGCTGGCCGACCCCTCGAACGCGGGTCTCGAGACGGTCGTGCAGGTGAACCACATCGACGGCCACTTCGACCCGCTCAAGATCGACACGGCCGTGACCCCGCCGCGCTCGTTCCTGGACCCGGGCGAGCCGGCGATGTTCCGGCTCGACCCCTCGATCCCGAACTTCTTCCACGCCTTCCCGGCCCTCGAGCTGTGGAACGGCGCCTCGGCGCAGAAACAGGAGACCGAGTTCCTGGGCGAGCGCATCGGGATCTGGATGAACCTGCTGAACCAGGGCCTGCCCGCGACCTTCGTGGCGGACACCGACACCCACGAGTACCACAGCCTCTCGGCCGCCGGTGCGCGCACCTGGACGCCCGCCTCGAGCGACGCGGTGCCGGCGGTCTCCGACGCCGAGATCGCACGCGCGATCCACGCCGGCAAGGCGGTCGGCGGGCAGGGCGTCTTCCTGACCGCACGCCTGCTCGCCACCGACGGCTCGGCCGGCAGCGCGCAGCTCGGCGGCGTCGTGCCGGCGGGGACGGCACCCGCAACCACCGCAGCGGGGACGCTGCTCAGCGTCGGCAACGGGGAGGTCGACCTCGAGATCCGGGTCCAGGCCCCCACCTGGGCGCCCTACGACCGCATCGTGCTCTACCGCAACGCCACCACCGCGGTCGCCCGCCGCAACGACGGCATCCCGACCCTCTACTCCGCGCTGCCGGCGCAGACGCTGCTCGCCGGGACCGACTTCACGGTGGACACCGTCGCGGTGAACGGCTCGCAGCGGCTCGAGACGAACCTGACGCTCCGGCTCGACGGGATCACCGGGGACGAGTGGATCGTGGTGGCGGCGCGCGGCCTGCAGGGCGTCTCGCCGCCGATGTTCCCGGTCTACCCGCACCCGACCGACGTCGCGACGGAGAACCCCACGCTCGCCGACCTGATGGACGTGACCGCCGCCGAGAAGGGCGTGCGTGCGCTCGGCGTCACGAACGCGCTCTTCCTCGACGTGGACGGCAACGGCGTCTTCGACCCGCCCGGCGTGTGGGTGGTGAGGCCCTGA
- a CDS encoding DUF748 domain-containing protein — translation MRALARVALALAVLAAAALGGLGWWLSGYVASDAFGARLREAVRGATGQEPGWEALEVGVLPPRVRVEQAKLGDGTALAVERAELRVALLPLLAGAVVIDRVAIEGGVLRAVRTADGLRWPWQGPAAQPAPGAAPGEPGGAEPRAPGGTAPAEPGGAAPSAPEGEGGFTFAVRRLDVENTRLTFEDRTVTPPVTLVLADLEARARTSEARALVFSGSARVGEGGLRGEGRVDASRTLAATLTLERLPAAAFAPYLGDGATLGGALDGTLALRGPARTPDAADLEVRIGDAAFAIGDAAIRGPVSLAAELRGALDRPTGTFALDATGAELLYGGGIVRKPPGAAASAEGRLTTAPDGRIEIEQVRVRLKDIGGQGSLGFGGGRPLAARLDAPPFPVADLGELVPGLAPLAPEGRAAPEALELRTPPLALAGRIVLDGVRVSPDGRGPIVLHGALVGAGDGLRSEGLVAEAGGQPAALALAVAGLGGTPRHQTRIVLEHADAQPLLAALTGEPEAMTGPLGAAAELAGPLAGGEAWLAGLSGTARVAAGPGRIPGVAPFELVVEQLRKTIGGLGEGRRARLERFYGDRFESLAGRFTVSDGVARSDDLVLRYPGYALELTGTVRLADRGLDARGRLVLEEEAYAALAGEEPRPGGRERVLPLAAVGGTLDEPRIAIDAQAALALAATFATAGKRDKLERKLDRALGEGAGRSVLDALDGLFAPREPRR, via the coding sequence ATGCGGGCGCTCGCGCGCGTCGCCCTCGCTCTCGCCGTGCTGGCGGCCGCGGCCCTGGGAGGGCTCGGCTGGTGGCTCTCGGGCTACGTCGCGAGCGACGCGTTCGGGGCGCGCCTGCGCGAGGCGGTCCGCGGGGCGACCGGACAGGAGCCCGGCTGGGAGGCGCTCGAGGTGGGCGTCCTGCCCCCGCGCGTGCGGGTCGAGCAGGCGAAGCTCGGCGACGGCACGGCGCTCGCGGTCGAACGCGCGGAGCTGCGCGTCGCGCTGTTGCCGCTGCTCGCGGGCGCGGTCGTGATCGACCGCGTCGCGATCGAGGGCGGCGTGCTGCGCGCGGTGCGCACCGCGGACGGGCTGCGCTGGCCGTGGCAGGGCCCCGCGGCGCAGCCCGCTCCGGGCGCGGCGCCCGGCGAGCCCGGCGGCGCGGAGCCCCGTGCGCCCGGCGGCACGGCGCCCGCGGAGCCCGGCGGCGCGGCGCCGAGCGCACCCGAAGGGGAGGGCGGCTTCACCTTCGCCGTGCGCCGCCTCGACGTCGAGAACACCCGCCTCACCTTCGAGGACCGCACCGTGACGCCGCCGGTGACGCTCGTGCTCGCCGATCTCGAGGCGCGCGCCCGCACGAGCGAGGCGCGGGCGCTCGTGTTCTCGGGCTCGGCGCGGGTCGGCGAGGGCGGCCTGCGCGGCGAGGGCCGCGTGGACGCCAGCCGCACGCTCGCCGCCACGCTCACGCTCGAGCGCCTGCCGGCCGCTGCCTTCGCACCCTACCTCGGCGACGGCGCGACGCTCGGCGGCGCGCTCGACGGCACGCTCGCCCTGCGCGGTCCCGCCCGGACGCCCGATGCCGCCGACCTCGAGGTGCGGATCGGCGACGCCGCCTTCGCGATCGGCGACGCCGCGATCCGCGGGCCGGTGTCGCTCGCGGCGGAGCTGCGCGGCGCGCTCGACCGGCCCACCGGCACCTTCGCGCTCGACGCGACCGGCGCGGAGCTGCTCTACGGCGGCGGCATCGTGCGCAAGCCGCCGGGCGCGGCGGCGAGCGCCGAGGGCCGCCTCACGACCGCGCCCGACGGCCGCATCGAGATCGAGCAGGTGCGGGTGCGGCTGAAGGACATCGGCGGGCAGGGCTCGCTCGGCTTCGGCGGCGGGCGGCCGCTCGCCGCCCGGCTCGACGCGCCGCCCTTCCCGGTGGCCGACCTCGGCGAGCTGGTGCCGGGCCTCGCGCCGCTCGCGCCCGAGGGGCGGGCGGCCCCCGAGGCGCTCGAGCTCCGGACGCCGCCACTCGCGCTGGCTGGACGCATCGTGCTCGACGGCGTGCGCGTGTCGCCGGACGGGCGCGGGCCGATCGTGCTCCACGGCGCGCTCGTCGGTGCGGGAGACGGCTTGCGCAGCGAGGGGCTCGTGGCCGAAGCCGGTGGCCAGCCGGCCGCGCTCGCGCTCGCCGTCGCGGGGCTCGGCGGGACGCCCCGACACCAGACCCGGATCGTTCTCGAGCACGCCGACGCGCAGCCGCTGCTGGCCGCGCTCACCGGCGAGCCCGAGGCGATGACCGGGCCGCTCGGCGCCGCGGCCGAGCTCGCGGGGCCGCTCGCCGGCGGCGAGGCCTGGCTGGCCGGTCTGTCGGGCACCGCACGGGTCGCGGCCGGGCCCGGCCGCATCCCCGGCGTCGCGCCCTTCGAGCTCGTCGTCGAGCAGCTCCGCAAGACGATCGGCGGGCTCGGCGAGGGGCGGAGGGCGCGTCTCGAGCGCTTCTACGGCGATCGCTTCGAGTCGCTGGCGGGACGCTTCACCGTGTCGGACGGGGTGGCGCGCAGCGACGACCTCGTGCTGCGCTATCCGGGCTATGCCCTCGAGCTGACCGGGACGGTGCGGCTCGCCGACCGCGGGCTCGACGCGCGCGGGCGCCTCGTGCTCGAGGAGGAGGCCTACGCGGCGCTGGCGGGCGAGGAGCCCCGGCCCGGCGGGCGGGAGCGCGTGCTGCCGCTGGCAGCGGTGGGCGGCACCCTCGACGAGCCGCGCATCGCGATCGACGCGCAGGCCGCCCTGGCCCTGGCCGCGACCTTCGCGACCGCCGGCAAGCGCGACAAGCTCGAGCGCAAGCTCGACCGGGCGCTCGGGGAGGGCGCCGGCCGCAGCGTCCTCGACGCGCTCGACGGCCTGTTCGCGCCGCGCGAGCCGCGCCGATGA
- the gatC gene encoding Asp-tRNA(Asn)/Glu-tRNA(Gln) amidotransferase subunit GatC, with translation MARIERADVERIAELARLELGPGEAERMTAELGAILGYVAQLDALDTGAVEPTDHALALRTPLRPDRAEAPLPPERALANAPAREGFAFVVPKVLEEDEG, from the coding sequence ATGGCGCGCATCGAACGGGCCGACGTGGAGCGCATCGCGGAGCTCGCGCGCCTCGAGCTCGGGCCCGGTGAGGCGGAGCGCATGACGGCGGAGCTCGGGGCGATCCTCGGCTACGTCGCCCAGCTCGACGCGCTCGACACCGGGGCGGTCGAGCCCACCGACCACGCGCTCGCGCTGCGGACCCCGCTGCGGCCGGACCGGGCCGAGGCGCCGCTCCCGCCCGAGCGCGCCCTCGCCAACGCCCCCGCCCGCGAAGGCTTCGCCTTCGTGGTGCCCAAGGTGCTGGAGGAGGACGAGGGCTAG
- the gatB gene encoding Asp-tRNA(Asn)/Glu-tRNA(Gln) amidotransferase subunit GatB, translated as MTRRVHARYEVVIGLEVHVHLRTESKLFSPAPVRYGEPPNHAVHPIDLGLPGVLPVLNAKAVELGIRAGLATHCKVHARSVFARKNYFYPDLPKGYQISQFEEPLATGGWLDVDTGGEPVRIGLTRIHMEEDAGKSIHDAAVAGADDTHVDLNRAGVPLLEIVSEPDLRSPAEAAAYLRALHRILRYAGVSDADLEKGQFRCDANLSLRPHGETRLGTRTELKNLNSFRFVEEALHAEIARQAALLDRGGRVQQCTLHYDAERKATRVMRLKENSDDYRYFPDPDLIPLVVDEAAIEAVRQALPELPEAKRARFEEHYGLSPYDARLLAESRAVADCFEAVAAALGGGAKAAKSAANWIQRDVLQALGERGLELEATRLEPAALGRLIALVEAGRVTAANARPLVAELLEHGGDPEALVRERGLEAVSDAGALEATVEEVIAAHPAVAEQVRAGEDKGLHFLMGQIMRRTGGKASPAAAREVLLRRLRGG; from the coding sequence ATGACGCGTCGGGTGCACGCCCGCTACGAGGTGGTGATCGGGCTCGAGGTGCACGTGCACCTCCGGACCGAGTCGAAGCTCTTCAGCCCGGCGCCGGTGCGCTACGGGGAGCCGCCGAACCATGCGGTCCACCCGATCGACCTCGGGCTGCCCGGCGTGCTGCCGGTGCTGAACGCGAAGGCGGTCGAGCTCGGGATCCGCGCGGGGCTCGCCACCCACTGCAAGGTGCACGCGCGCTCGGTCTTCGCGCGCAAGAACTACTTCTATCCCGACCTGCCGAAGGGCTACCAGATCTCGCAGTTCGAGGAGCCGCTCGCGACCGGCGGCTGGCTCGACGTCGATACCGGCGGCGAGCCGGTGCGGATCGGGCTCACCCGCATCCACATGGAGGAGGACGCCGGCAAGTCGATCCACGACGCCGCGGTGGCCGGCGCCGACGACACCCACGTCGACCTGAACCGCGCCGGCGTCCCGCTGCTCGAGATCGTCTCGGAGCCGGACCTGCGCTCACCCGCCGAGGCGGCTGCGTACCTGCGCGCGCTGCACCGGATCCTCCGCTACGCCGGCGTGTCGGACGCCGACCTGGAGAAGGGGCAGTTCCGCTGCGACGCAAACCTCTCGCTGCGCCCGCACGGCGAGACCCGGCTCGGCACCCGCACCGAGCTCAAGAACCTGAACAGCTTCCGCTTCGTCGAGGAGGCGCTGCACGCCGAGATCGCGCGCCAGGCCGCACTCCTCGACCGGGGCGGGCGCGTGCAGCAGTGCACGCTGCACTACGACGCCGAGCGCAAGGCGACGCGCGTGATGCGCCTCAAGGAGAACTCGGACGACTACCGCTACTTCCCCGACCCCGACCTGATCCCGCTCGTCGTCGACGAGGCTGCGATCGAGGCGGTGCGGCAGGCCCTGCCGGAGCTCCCGGAGGCGAAGCGCGCGCGCTTCGAGGAGCACTACGGGCTCTCCCCCTACGACGCGCGGCTGCTCGCCGAGAGCCGTGCGGTCGCCGACTGCTTCGAGGCCGTGGCGGCGGCGCTCGGCGGCGGTGCGAAGGCGGCGAAGAGCGCCGCCAACTGGATCCAGCGCGACGTGCTCCAGGCGCTCGGCGAGCGCGGGCTCGAGCTCGAGGCCACGCGCCTCGAGCCCGCGGCCCTGGGCCGCCTGATCGCCCTCGTCGAGGCCGGCCGCGTCACCGCGGCGAACGCGCGCCCGCTCGTCGCGGAGCTGCTCGAGCACGGCGGCGACCCCGAGGCGCTGGTGCGCGAGCGCGGGCTCGAGGCCGTCTCCGACGCCGGCGCGCTCGAGGCGACGGTCGAGGAGGTGATCGCCGCGCACCCGGCGGTGGCCGAGCAGGTGCGCGCGGGTGAGGACAAGGGGCTCCACTTCCTGATGGGCCAGATCATGCGGCGCACGGGCGGCAAGGCGAGCCCCGCCGCCGCGCGCGAGGTGCTGCTGCGCCGGCTCCGGGGCGGCTGA
- the gatA gene encoding Asp-tRNA(Asn)/Glu-tRNA(Gln) amidotransferase subunit GatA, with product MRFATASDLAAALEGGRVSALELADAALAAAGRAQGLGAFVHLSPARARDDAAASDARRARGEARGPLDGVPVALKDLLVDEGEPCTCASRILEGFVAPYPGTATARLRATGAVVIGRTNMDEFAMGSSTEHSVYGVARNPWDPGRTPGGSSGGSAAAVAAGVVPIALGSDTGGSIRQPASLCGVTGLKPTYGRVSRYGLVAFASSLDQIGPFARTAADCALVLEAIAGHDPLDSTSLPEPPPRLRAALSGDVSGLVIGLPREFFAKEGLAPGVAERVREAVAELERAGAKTREVSLPHAPHAIATYYLIATAEASSNLARYDGVRFGRRAEAATLGEMYRRTRSEGFGPEVKRRILLGTYVLSAGYYDAYYRKAMKVRTLLRRDFEQAFAGCDLLAGPTTPEPAFRIGEKTGDPLAMYLSDIYTVSANLAGIPGVSLPCGFADGLPVGLQLLGRPLDEATLLRAADAYQRRTDWHARTPDPALWEPGR from the coding sequence GTGCGCTTCGCCACCGCGTCGGACCTGGCGGCCGCGCTGGAGGGCGGGCGCGTCTCGGCCCTGGAGCTGGCGGACGCGGCGCTCGCCGCGGCCGGGCGCGCGCAGGGGCTCGGCGCCTTCGTGCACCTCTCGCCCGCGCGCGCGCGCGACGACGCCGCGGCGAGCGACGCGCGGCGCGCCCGGGGCGAGGCGCGCGGGCCGCTCGACGGCGTGCCGGTGGCGCTCAAGGACCTGCTCGTCGACGAGGGCGAGCCCTGCACCTGCGCGTCGCGCATCCTCGAGGGCTTCGTCGCGCCCTATCCGGGCACGGCGACGGCGCGCCTGCGGGCGACCGGCGCCGTCGTGATCGGCCGCACCAACATGGACGAGTTCGCGATGGGCTCGTCTACCGAGCACTCGGTCTACGGGGTGGCGCGCAACCCCTGGGATCCCGGACGCACGCCGGGCGGCTCGTCGGGGGGCTCGGCGGCGGCGGTGGCGGCCGGTGTCGTGCCGATCGCGCTCGGCAGCGACACGGGCGGCTCGATCCGCCAGCCGGCGTCGCTGTGCGGCGTCACGGGACTCAAGCCCACCTACGGGCGCGTGTCGCGCTACGGGCTCGTGGCCTTCGCGTCCTCGCTCGACCAGATCGGGCCCTTCGCGCGCACGGCGGCCGACTGCGCGCTCGTGCTCGAGGCGATCGCCGGGCACGACCCGCTCGACTCGACCTCGCTCCCGGAGCCGCCGCCGCGGCTGCGCGCGGCCCTGAGCGGCGACGTCTCCGGGCTCGTGATCGGGCTTCCGCGCGAGTTCTTCGCGAAGGAAGGGCTCGCGCCGGGGGTCGCCGAGCGCGTGCGCGAGGCCGTCGCCGAGCTCGAGCGGGCGGGCGCCAAGACCCGCGAGGTCTCGCTGCCCCACGCGCCGCACGCGATCGCCACCTACTACCTGATCGCCACCGCCGAGGCGTCGAGCAACCTGGCGCGCTACGACGGCGTGCGCTTCGGGCGCCGCGCCGAGGCGGCGACGCTCGGCGAGATGTACCGGCGCACGCGCTCGGAGGGCTTCGGGCCCGAGGTGAAGCGGCGCATCCTGCTCGGCACCTACGTGCTCTCGGCCGGCTACTACGACGCCTACTACCGCAAGGCCATGAAGGTGCGCACGCTCCTGCGCCGCGACTTCGAGCAGGCCTTCGCCGGCTGCGACCTGCTCGCGGGCCCCACCACCCCCGAGCCGGCGTTCCGGATCGGCGAGAAGACCGGCGACCCGCTCGCGATGTACCTTTCCGACATCTACACGGTGTCGGCGAACCTGGCCGGCATCCCGGGCGTCTCGCTGCCCTGTGGCTTCGCGGACGGGCTCCCGGTCGGCCTCCAGCTCCTCGGGCGGCCGCTCGACGAGGCGACGCTGCTGCGCGCGGCGGACGCGTACCAGCGGCGCACGGACTGGCACGCGCGGACGCCGGATCCGGCGCTCTGGGAGCCCGGGCGATGA
- a CDS encoding DEAD/DEAH box helicase: MPEDAEPSSPSASAAPADASSENLFAALPEDIQSGLRELGWRTPMPVQAATIPAMRARRDLIVQARTGSGKTGAFGIPIVAEVDADLRAPQALVLTPTRELANQVASELVTIGKHRGIVCLPIYGGVGYGPQLEGLAAGPHIVVGTPGRILDHLGQRRLVLDRVRFFVLDEADELLSLGFWPDMREIDRYLPPKERRQTCLFSATMPEKVRALTRVFMRDPEFVTLSEGQIAPAEIEHFFYLVSAQEKEQALVRILEYEDPESAIIFCNTKDDVRYVTAFLQRRGFDADQISGDLAQAARERAMARIKAGELRFLVATDVAARGIDISDLTCVIGYTAPDSPETYVHRTGRTGRAGKAGFAISLVSALDIGNFKYLQNVNRIQITERKLPSDAELLDRLRERLTVKVEQEMRAVPERERAWKIDRWVAVVSAMAASDEGRRELAAICSAYLKEHRPQTTVGEVEVGATRDADAERAPQRREGGGRSRRGGGRGRGGRGRR, from the coding sequence ATGCCCGAAGACGCTGAACCTTCGTCTCCCTCCGCCTCCGCAGCACCCGCCGACGCCTCCTCCGAGAACCTCTTCGCCGCGCTGCCCGAGGACATCCAGAGCGGCCTGCGCGAGCTCGGCTGGCGCACGCCGATGCCGGTGCAGGCAGCCACGATCCCCGCCATGCGGGCGCGCCGCGACCTGATCGTGCAGGCGCGCACCGGCAGCGGGAAGACCGGCGCCTTCGGCATCCCGATCGTCGCCGAGGTGGACGCGGACCTGCGCGCGCCGCAGGCGCTCGTGCTGACACCGACTCGTGAGCTCGCGAACCAGGTCGCGAGCGAGCTCGTCACGATCGGCAAGCACCGCGGCATCGTCTGCCTGCCGATCTATGGTGGGGTCGGCTACGGGCCGCAGCTCGAAGGGCTGGCGGCCGGGCCGCACATCGTGGTGGGCACGCCCGGGCGGATCCTCGACCACCTCGGCCAGCGCCGGCTCGTGCTCGACCGCGTGCGCTTCTTCGTGCTCGACGAGGCCGACGAGCTGCTCTCGCTCGGCTTCTGGCCCGACATGCGCGAGATCGACCGTTACCTCCCGCCGAAGGAGAGGCGCCAGACCTGCCTGTTCTCGGCCACGATGCCCGAGAAGGTGCGCGCCCTCACGCGCGTCTTCATGCGCGATCCGGAGTTCGTGACGCTCTCCGAGGGCCAGATCGCACCCGCCGAGATCGAGCATTTCTTCTACCTCGTGAGCGCACAGGAGAAGGAGCAGGCGCTGGTCCGGATCCTCGAGTACGAGGACCCCGAGAGCGCGATCATCTTCTGCAACACCAAGGACGACGTCCGCTACGTGACGGCCTTCCTCCAGCGCCGCGGCTTCGACGCCGACCAGATCTCGGGCGATCTGGCCCAGGCCGCGCGCGAGCGGGCGATGGCGCGCATCAAGGCCGGCGAGCTGCGCTTCCTGGTCGCCACCGACGTGGCCGCGCGCGGCATCGACATCTCGGACCTGACCTGCGTGATCGGCTACACCGCACCGGACTCGCCGGAAACCTACGTGCACCGCACCGGCCGTACCGGCCGCGCGGGCAAGGCCGGTTTCGCGATCTCCCTCGTGTCGGCGCTCGACATCGGCAACTTCAAGTATCTCCAGAACGTGAACCGGATCCAGATCACGGAACGCAAGCTCCCGTCCGACGCCGAGCTCCTCGACCGGCTGCGCGAGCGGCTCACGGTCAAGGTGGAGCAGGAGATGCGCGCAGTGCCCGAGCGCGAGCGCGCCTGGAAGATCGACCGCTGGGTGGCCGTGGTGTCGGCGATGGCGGCCAGCGACGAGGGGCGCCGCGAGCTGGCCGCGATCTGCTCGGCCTACCTGAAGGAGCACCGCCCCCAGACCACGGTCGGCGAGGTCGAGGTGGGTGCCACACGCGACGCCGATGCCGAGCGCGCCCCGCAGCGGCGCGAGGGCGGTGGGCGCTCGCGGCGCGGTGGCGGGCGCGGGCGCGGCGGTCGCGGGCGGCGCTAG
- a CDS encoding TIGR00730 family Rossman fold protein, whose amino-acid sequence MRITVFAGSSRQAAEPFLAVATALGAEIARRGHDLVYGGGRTGLMGALADGALAAGGRVHGVILRRFIDEDVHHLGVEMCEVDDMRARKAGLDERADAFVALPGGLGTLEELAEVLSFRKLGLHHRPVVLLDAAGFWDPLLEWLGRAIDTGFEKPTARAWWAVAGSAARAVELCETLAATATPGEPGRDRRPGNDPP is encoded by the coding sequence ATGCGCATCACCGTCTTCGCGGGCTCCAGCCGCCAGGCGGCCGAGCCCTTCCTCGCGGTGGCCACGGCGCTCGGCGCCGAGATCGCGCGCCGGGGACACGATCTCGTCTATGGAGGAGGACGCACCGGGCTCATGGGCGCGCTCGCCGACGGCGCGCTCGCAGCCGGTGGCCGGGTCCACGGCGTGATCCTGCGCCGCTTCATCGACGAGGACGTCCATCATCTCGGGGTCGAGATGTGTGAGGTCGACGACATGCGCGCGCGCAAGGCCGGCCTCGACGAGCGCGCCGACGCCTTCGTCGCCCTGCCCGGCGGCCTCGGCACGCTCGAGGAGCTCGCCGAGGTGCTCTCGTTCCGCAAGCTCGGGCTCCACCACCGGCCGGTGGTGCTGCTCGACGCCGCGGGCTTCTGGGACCCCCTGCTCGAATGGCTCGGGCGCGCGATCGACACGGGCTTCGAGAAGCCCACGGCGCGCGCGTGGTGGGCGGTCGCCGGGAGCGCGGCCCGGGCCGTGGAGCTCTGCGAGACCCTCGCGGCAACCGCAACCCCGGGGGAGCCGGGGCGCGATCGCCGGCCCGGCAACGATCCTCCTTGA